The DNA sequence GCTCGTGCCGAGCGCACGGCGGCCTCGGCTTCGGCCAGCGAAGATCGGACGTAGCCGCGGTGGGCGAGAGTTCGGGAGCTGGCGACCGGAACCTTGGTATCCGCCATTGCAACGAATTCGTCGATGGCATGGCGCGCCAATCCGAGCGAAATCGAACAGACCCCGAGGCCGAGAAAACCGAGCAGTGGAAACTGGTAGAGCCCCCTCAAGCGCGGCCCGTCGACACCAAACCGCAGCCAGCGTCCTTCTGGCACGAACGCCCCTTCGGTCTTGAAGTCCGTACTCCCGGAGCCTGCCATCCCGTGGACGTACCAGGTGTCGAGGATCTCGACCTGGTCCGCCGCCAGCATGGGTAGGAGATGCTGTGGGGCACCGTTCTCGTCGCGGAGGAGTTCGCCGGCATCATCGACGAGCAGCGAGCCGCCGACCAACCAATCCGCGTGGTGGCAGCCGCTACCCCATTGCCACTGGCCGGTCACTTCGATGCCCCCACCGACCCGGCGCGCTCGCCCGTTCGGTGCCGTCACACCGGCACTGATGACATTGGGATCGGCTGCGTAGATCTTCTTCGCCCATTCATCTGGGAAGTAGCCCGAAAGGAGAGCCGTGGTCGAGCCGACCATCAAGACCCAGGCCGTCGAACCGTCGGCACGGGCAATCTCCTCGATGACGCGCAGGGTCTCGAGCGGTGGGACCTCCATGCCGCCATGCGCCTTCGGAATACAGAGCCGGAAGAGCCCAGCCCGTCGGAGGTCTTCGATGATATCGGCCGGAACACAGCGGGCGCGTTCGATCTCGTCCCCTCTTGTCCGGATCCCCGCGGACAGTTCGCGGGCTCGGTCGAGCGGAGAGGTAGGGCTCATCGAAGGTTCCTCGGTCCGGTGGGTTGGGCTGGCCCGGCGCTCGGTATGGCGGCGCGTGCCATCTCGGCTCGGACATCCGAGCATGGAATCTGGAAATGGGCTGATACTCTACCGGTCAGAGCGACAAGGAGCATGCTGCCCCCATGACGGATCGGACTACAGGCGACTCGGCCGAGAACGAATACGAAGGCTACCGGGCCCTCCATTTCGAACGTCTGGACGACGTACTGCAGATCGTGATCGACCATCCGACCAGTGACCTCAATGCGGTCGATGGGCTCCTACACGACGAATTCACCCGGCTCTTTCGCGAGCTCAAGCGTGAACGCCGCGCCCGCGCCGTACTGTTGACCGCGCGCGGCAGCGCGTTCAGCGCCGGAGGCGATTTCGACTGGTTCCCGTCCCTCGATGATCTCGAGAAACTCGAGGCTTTGCGGCGCGATGCCAAGCAGATGATCTGGGACCTGCTCGATGTCGAGCTTCCGATCGTGGCCGCTCTCAATGGGCACGCGATCGGGCTGGGCGCGTCGCTGGCCTTGCTTTGCGACACCCTCTTCGTCGCGGAAGGCGCCACGATCGCCGACCCGCATGTCCGCGTCGGCCTCGTAGCCGGCGATGGAGGCGCCGCCATCTGGCCGTTGGTGCTCGGCCCCAGCCAGGCCAAGCGGTACCTGATGACCGGAGACGCGGTGACCGCGCAGGAAGCCGAGCGCCTCGGTCTG is a window from the bacterium genome containing:
- a CDS encoding enoyl-CoA hydratase/isomerase family protein, translating into MTDRTTGDSAENEYEGYRALHFERLDDVLQIVIDHPTSDLNAVDGLLHDEFTRLFRELKRERRARAVLLTARGSAFSAGGDFDWFPSLDDLEKLEALRRDAKQMIWDLLDVELPIVAALNGHAIGLGASLALLCDTLFVAEGATIADPHVRVGLVAGDGGAAIWPLVLGPSQAKRYLMTGDAVTAQEAERLGLVQFVVRSEELQAQALAFAQKLTRGAPLAIRYTKQAVNKLVKDALNVAFDTSTALEIVTFQSEDHAEALAALRERRKPQFRGR